Proteins from a single region of Aureibacter tunicatorum:
- a CDS encoding gliding motility-associated C-terminal domain-containing protein: MTPKGFISKIFWLFVIAIFCSNTTYATSDPYSEWILSENGYFKASITKGCSGVTVQFVNTNPETSEAQLVQFNYDAIGNDDYINYDEGNEDLYHVFSNTFTETKIYRVLRWAQHEGNSGFQELDFIEIEIKPSDMNPVHGKLREGADFDIKPCSDRRVKIEFNENSFYDKFEVLGNTYNKGETTPPIQSSSASMNLTVAGLFHTEDNRNCENTSTVSVNTPNSLLNPNIDSLIVDELAENANIKLTFQKQAGAYYEYFRKTNDNNSIQIFPANETNTQITDQSINSQKNIYEYQVKSLDACTESNSKLSPFVASIIPSAKNGNNAILVDLKTSSNYNFDLDRNKSSLARNLNQHVVPYEDKGTNCGFEYLYQWTGRNSHSISISPEVSIKSEIQRELFPLVNINADIISNESVQLSWDLPENQSISQYVIIDETNNSTSNSTEPEITLNNQNTNSGPLNFKVGYQNSCKQESPFKSAKTIFLDYDQESKSIAYLFWDEYIGWENQPESYFIQRESSSSPLPEIETNEFEHTGRGNELNNKNIKYKIAAKRGDVFVRSNSVSLILEPVIEFPNAFTPDKDGINDNFTFVGISEVEEFQLYIYNRWGELIFNSEDRNIGWQGYMSDGIKAPAGAYSYSSIIKANGEIYEKKGLVNLIR, encoded by the coding sequence TTGACTCCAAAGGGATTTATATCGAAGATTTTTTGGCTGTTCGTTATAGCCATATTTTGCAGCAATACCACTTATGCAACTAGCGACCCTTATTCTGAATGGATATTAAGCGAAAACGGCTATTTCAAAGCCTCAATCACCAAAGGCTGTAGCGGAGTAACCGTTCAGTTTGTAAATACGAATCCTGAAACTTCCGAAGCTCAATTAGTCCAATTTAACTACGATGCAATAGGAAATGATGATTATATCAATTACGATGAAGGCAATGAAGATCTTTATCATGTATTTTCAAATACATTCACTGAGACAAAAATATACAGAGTGCTAAGATGGGCTCAACATGAAGGGAATAGTGGGTTTCAAGAACTGGATTTTATAGAAATAGAAATAAAACCTTCTGATATGAATCCTGTACATGGAAAACTTAGAGAAGGTGCTGATTTTGATATAAAGCCTTGCTCGGATAGAAGAGTAAAAATTGAGTTCAATGAAAACAGCTTCTACGACAAATTTGAAGTCCTAGGAAATACATATAATAAAGGGGAAACAACGCCTCCAATTCAAAGCTCAAGCGCATCAATGAATTTAACAGTCGCAGGGCTATTTCATACAGAAGACAATAGAAATTGCGAGAATACATCCACAGTAAGTGTAAATACGCCAAACTCTTTATTAAATCCGAATATCGACTCTCTAATTGTAGATGAATTAGCTGAAAACGCGAATATTAAACTTACTTTTCAAAAACAAGCCGGGGCATACTATGAATACTTTAGAAAAACAAACGACAATAATTCAATACAAATTTTCCCCGCAAACGAAACTAATACCCAAATTACAGATCAATCTATAAATTCTCAGAAAAACATCTATGAATACCAAGTAAAATCATTGGATGCATGCACTGAAAGCAACTCAAAGCTTTCTCCTTTTGTAGCATCTATAATTCCTTCCGCTAAAAATGGCAACAACGCCATCTTAGTTGACTTGAAAACTTCAAGCAACTACAACTTTGATTTGGATAGAAATAAAAGCAGCTTGGCTAGAAACCTAAATCAACATGTTGTTCCTTATGAAGACAAAGGCACAAATTGCGGTTTTGAATATTTATATCAATGGACAGGTCGAAACTCTCACTCAATAAGCATATCTCCTGAGGTTTCTATCAAAAGCGAAATACAGCGTGAATTATTCCCATTAGTAAATATTAACGCGGATATCATTAGCAACGAATCCGTGCAATTAAGCTGGGACCTGCCTGAAAATCAATCGATCTCTCAATATGTAATTATCGATGAAACCAACAATTCTACGTCAAACTCTACAGAACCTGAGATCACCCTAAACAACCAAAATACTAACTCTGGTCCTTTAAACTTCAAAGTTGGTTATCAAAACTCCTGCAAGCAAGAATCTCCTTTTAAATCCGCAAAAACGATATTTCTGGATTACGATCAAGAGAGCAAAAGCATCGCGTACTTATTTTGGGATGAATATATCGGCTGGGAAAATCAGCCGGAATCATACTTTATCCAAAGAGAAAGCAGCTCTTCTCCTTTGCCTGAAATTGAAACTAATGAATTTGAGCATACAGGAAGAGGCAATGAACTCAACAACAAAAACATAAAATATAAAATAGCAGCCAAGCGAGGAGATGTATTCGTTCGATCTAACTCGGTCAGCCTCATCTTGGAGCCTGTTATAGAATTTCCTAATGCATTCACGCCAGACAAAGATGGCATTAATGATAATTTCACTTTCGTAGGCATAAGCGAAGTCGAAGAGTTCCAGCTGTATATCTACAACCGATGGGGCGAGCTTATATTCAATTCAGAAGATCGAAATATTGGCTGGCAAGGCTATATGAGTGACGGAATAAAAGCTCCGGCAGGCGCTTATTCTTATTCTTCAATCATCAAAGCCAACGGCGAAATTTACGAGAAAAAGGGTCTAGTCAATCTTATCCGCTAA